From the Desulfobacterales bacterium genome, the window CAAAGGAGATTGCAGCCATATGATTAAAATGATCGCCAAACTATTAAAGGTTATTAATTCCGAAACAGATCCGGGCCAAATCAGCCTGGCGTTTTGTTTGGCCATGGTTGCCGGGTTAACCCCGCTATACAGCCTTCATAACTTTTTCATTTTCCTGCTGGTGCTGCTTTTGCGGGTCAATCTTTCGGCATTTATTCTGGGGCTGACTTTTTTCACCGGCCTCGCCTATCTACTCGATCCGGTTTTTCATTGGACAGGTTTAAGCATTCTCACTGCCGGTGCGCTGAATGGCCTGTGGACGGGTTTTTACAATATCACCCTGTTGCGGCTGGCCAAATTCAACAACTCCATCG encodes:
- a CDS encoding TIGR03546 family protein; amino-acid sequence: MIKMIAKLLKVINSETDPGQISLAFCLAMVAGLTPLYSLHNFFIFLLVLLLRVNLSAFILGLTFFTGLAYLLDPVFHWTGLSILTAGALNGLWTGFYNITLLRLAKFNNSIVMGSLVCSVIAFVPLYMLLNLMIQRYREHILAWVQKTRIMQLLKTSKFYSVYQAVSGCGGRS